Below is a window of Saccharomonospora viridis DSM 43017 DNA.
CCGGCTCCGAACTTCAGCGGGGTCGCGCCCCAGGTGAACACGGTTTCATGCACATAGACGGTCATGGACCCTCCCCGGTGAGCGGTCAGCAGGACCCCGAGAGTGGCATGTCACATGCCACTCGTCAAGGTGGTGTTCCGGACGAACGCCGCACGGACTCGGCGCACCACCGTGGTGGATGCGCTCAGCCCGACAACCGGGTCCAGTCGTAGGACACGAAAGACACGGGTTCGCCGGCCTCGGCGGACTCCTGCGCGATGAGCAGCTGGGCGGTGGTGAGCAGATGCCGTCGCATGGCCTCGGCCGCCTCCGTGGGCTTGCCCTGCTCGACGAACGCGGCGATCTTTTCGTGTTCGGCGAGGATGTCGTCCAATCCCCGGCTTCGGTCCACAGTGGAAGTTCCGCGCAGGAACACCATGTCCCGCAACGAATCGACGTAGCGGGCCAGCCGCAAATTGCCCGACGCGACGTTGATGGCCTCGTGGAACCGTCGATCGGCGGCCATGAACTCGGCCTCGTCGCGGGCCTCGGCCGCCCGCCGCATGGCGCCGAGGTGGGTGTGCAGATCGGTCACCAACCCCGGCGTGCCCTGACTGGTCGCCCGGAACGTGGCGGGCACCTCCAGCAGCAGCCGGATCGCGAAGATCTCCTCCAGATCGTGCAGCGACGTCTGCAACACGCGGATGCCCCGGTTGCGTTCGAACCGCACCATGCCCCGTTCGGCCAACTGGATGAGCGCTTCCCGTACGGGCGTGCGCGACACCCCGAGCCGGGCGGCGAGGTCATGCACCGAGTACAGGGTCCCCGGCACGAGTTCCCCGCTGACGATCGCGCCCCTCAACTCGTCGAGAATGGCCTTCGCGAGATTCCGGTCGGTGTCGATCTGCCGCATCCGTCCATCTTCCCATGTCGCATCGCCGACCCGGTGCGATTCACCTCATCTTCGCCCGAACCACAACCGCGCCGACTCCTCGGAGGACGGTCGTCCGGGCACGGACATTCAGCGAGACGACCACGAAGGGGCGGGGAGCTGTGCCGCGGCGGGAAGTTCGTGCGGCGGGCTCGGCGAGGAGCGGTCATGGCCGGACAACCCACGGCGACCCGAGCGGACGGCTGTGGAATTACGTACCACGGCCGGTGGCGAAGACACCGTTCTCGGTCACCACGGCCGTCAACAGTGCCACCGGTGTGACGTCGAAGGCGGGGTTGAACACGGCCGAGCCCTCCGGCGCGACGGGCACACCGGCCAGCTGCGTGACCTCCTCGGCCGCGCGTTCCTCGATGACGATGCCCCCGCCGTCCGGCAGTGAACGGTCCAGAGTGGATTCCGTGGCGACGACGACGAAGGGGATGTCGTGGTGAGCGGCGGCCACGGCCAGGCCATAGGTGCCGATCTTGTTGGCGGTGTCCCCGTTCGCGGCCACTCGGTCGGCGCCGACCACCACGCAGTCCACCATGCCACGTGCCATCGCCGCCGCCGCTGCGCCGTCGGGCAGCACCCGGTGGGGGATGCCCTCGTCGGCGAGCTCCCACGCGGTGAGCCGCGAACCCTGCAGCAGTGGTCGGGTCTCGTCGACCAGCACCTGGTCGATCCGACCGTCGGCGTGCAGGTGCCGGACGGTGCCCAGGGCCGTGCCCCACGCGACCGTGGCCAGGCGCCCGGTGTTGCAGTGGGTCAGCACGCGCAGCGGACGTGGGGGACACCGCCGCAGCAAAAGCTCGGCGGCGTGCCGGGAAGCGGCGCGGTTGACGCGTTCGTCCTCGTCGAGTACGGCCAGCGCGTCGGTGAGCACCGCGTCGGCCCCTTGCGGGAGGGCGGCCAGCGCTCGCTCCACGCCGTAGCGCAGGTTCACCGCCGTGGGACGGGCATGGGCGAGTCGCTCGGCCTCGGCGCGAACGGCGGCCAGTGCCGATTCCGAATCCGTGCCGTGTCGCCGGGCGGACAGCGCCACGCCCAGCGCTCCGGCGGCGCCGAGCGCGGGAGCACCTCGCACGGCCAACCGGCGGATCGCCTCGATGAGCTCGTCCACCGTCTCCAACCGCAGCGTGCGGAAGGTCTCCGGCAGCGCGGTCTGGTCGATGATCACCACCGCGTCGCCGTCCCAGTCGATCGTTCTCGCCACGACGCCATTCTGGCGCGCCGAGCCGATCCCGTCACACGGCGTCGATTCTCACTGGACCTCCAGTTCGGTCGAGGATGCAGGCTTTCACCCCGTGACACACATCGAACAGCGGCGTCGTAGCGTGCTGTGGAGCCCCGAGCGCCGGCGTACCACGGCCGGACTGCTGCTCGTCATCACCTTGCTCGCGTTCGAGAGCATGGGCGTGGCCACGGCGATGCCCACCATGGTCGCCGACCTGGACGGTGGCGCCCTCTACTCGTGGCCGTTCACCGCGTTCCTCGTCGCCAGCGTGGCCGCCACCGTGCTGTCCGGCAGGGTGTGCGACCGCCGGGGTCCGACGTGGTCGTTGTTGTCCGGGCCGTGGTTCTTCCTCGCGGGCCTGGTGGTCGCCGGCACGGCTCCGACCATGACGATGCTGCTGGTGGGGCGGGCGTTGCAGGGGTTCGGCACCGGAACCCTCATGGTGGCGACGTCCCTGCTCATCGCATTGGTGTACGACGACCGGGAACGTCCTGTCATCTACGCGGCGAACGCGGCGGCGTGGGTGTTACCCGCCATCGTGGGGCCGTCGATCGCGGGGCTGGTCACCGAGACCGTGGGGTGGCGGTGGGTGTTCCTCGGTCTCATCCCGTTGCTGTTGCTGGGCATGGGGTTGCTCGTCCCCGTGGTGCGGGGCCTGCCCGAACACACCCCGGACCCGGCCGGGCGGCGGGCGGGCATCCCCTCGGCGGTGGCGGCGGCGCTGGCCACCGCGGCCCTGATGTGGGCGGCCCAGCATCCGTCCGCGATCGCCCTCGCCTACGGTGGCGTCGCCTTCGTGGTCGTGGCGGTGTCGCTGCGTCGACTGCTGCCCACGGGCACGCTCACCGGTCGTTCCGGGCTGCCGACCGTGGTGCTGTGTCGCGCGTTGTTGGCCGGGGCGTTCGCCGGGTTCGAGTCGTATCTGCCGCTGACGTTGTCACAGGTGCACGGCTACAGCCCCGCACTGGCGGGGCTGCCGTTGACCGTCGGTGCGTTGAGTTGGTCGGCCGCCTCGGCGTTCCAGGGCCGGAACCCCGACTGGAGCAGGTCGGCCCTGCTACGGGCGGCGTTCGTGTTCGTGGCCGTGGGCCTGGTGTTGTTCGCCGTCGTGGCCTGGAGCGGCGCGCCGGGGTGGGTGGCCTTCGCCGCGTCGGCGTGTGGAGGCGCGGGGATGGGGCTCGGGATGCCGTCGTTGTCGGTGTTGCTCCTGCGCCTGTCCCCGGTGGCCGAACGGGGCTTCAACACCTCGGCCATGCAGTTGGGCGATTGGATCACCTCGGCGCTCACGATCGGCGCGGGCGGGGTGTTGCTCGGCGTGCTGGGAGGGGCTCGGGAACCCTCGGCGGCCGTGGCGGTACTGGCCGTGACGCTCGCGACGGTGTCCGTGCTGGGGGTCGTGCTCGCCGCCAGGGGACTGGGAGCCGACACCGTGTCGTCCGCGTCGTCCGCGACCGTCCGTGACCACCGTGGGGAGGCATCGGAGTGAGGCGTGAGGGGTGTCCGGAAGGGGGCCGAGAGGTGTCGTGAGGGGCGTGTGGAGAGGTCGCCCGAGAGGTGCCGCAGCCACGGTCCTCGCCCGCGACTACCCTTAAGGGGCGATGACCTATCTCGATCACGCGGCCACCACTCCGATGGTGCCGGAGGCCCTCGAGGCCATGACCGAAGCGTTGTCCACGCTGGGCAACGCCTCGTCGCTACATTCCTCGGGCCGTAGGGCCAGGCGCGTGGTGGAGGAGGCTCGCGAGTCCGTCGCCGAGGCGACGGGGGCACGCCCCTCGGAAGTGATCTTCACGGCAGGGGGGACGGAAAGCAACAACCTCGCCGTGAAGGGCATGTTCTGGGCGCGTCGGCGAAGCGATCCTCGTCGCCGCCGAGTGCTTGCCGGCTCGGTGGAACACCACGCGGTGCTGGACGCCGTGCAGTGGCTCGCCGACCACGAGGGCGCCGAGGTGACCTGGCTGCAGGTCGACCAACACGGTCAGGTCCGGCCCGAGGTGCTGCGGGCCGCGATCGAGGAGAACCCCGACGACGTGGCGCTCGCCACGGTGATGTGGGCCAACAACGAGGTCGGCACGATCAACCCGCTGCCCGAGTTGGCCGCCGTGTGCGCCGAGTACGACATCCCCGTGCACACCGACGCGGTGCAGGCCATAGGTGCGGTGGACGTCGACTTCGGGTCCAGTGGTGCCGGTGCCCTGGCCCTCACCGGGCACAAGCTCGGCGGTCCGTACGGGGCCGGGGTGTTGTTGCTGGGACGGGACACCCCGTGCGTGCCGTTGCTGCACGGCGGTGGTCAGGAACGGGACGTCCGTTCGGGCACACTCGACGTGCCGAGTATCCACGCGTTGGCCACGGCCGTGCGGATCAGCGTGCAGCGCCGTCGCGAGCACGTCGAACGACTCACCAAGCTCCGCAACGACCTCGTCGCGGCCGTGCGTGCCGAGGTGCCCGACGTGGTGCTCAACGGTCCCCCGCAGGACTCCGACGACCGGCTGCCCGGCATCGCGCACCTCACGTTCCCGGGCTGCGCGGGTGACAGCCTGCTGATGTTGCTCGACGCCAAGGGCATCGAATGTTCCACCGGCTCGGCCTGCACCGCCGGAGTGGCCGAACCGAGTCACGTGTTGCTCGCGATGGGTGCCGACGCGGCGTCGGCCCGTAGTTCGCTGCGATTCTCGTTGGGGCACACGTCCACCCAGGCTGACATCGACGCATTGGCCGCCGAGATCGGCGGTGTGGTCGCCCGCGCGCGTCAGGCAGGCCTGTCCGGCATGCGCAAGAGCCGAACTGAGTAGGAGGTGTAGGCGGTGCGGGTATTGGCCGCGATGAGCGGGGGAGTGGACTCGGCGGTCGCCGCCGCCAGGGCCGTCGACGCGGGCCACGACGTGGTCGGTGTGCATCTGGCGTTGTCGGCCAAGCCCGGCACGCTGCGCACGGGTTCCCGGGGCTGCTGTTCCCTCGAGGATTCCAACGACGCGCGGCGGGCCGCCGACATCCTCGGCATCCCGTTCTACGTGTGGGACTTCGCCGAGCGGTTCACCGAGGAGGTCGTGGAGACCTTCATCGGCGAGTACGCCGCGGGCCGCACCCCCAACCCGTGCGTCACCTGCAACGAGAAGATCAAGTTCGAGGCGTTGCTGGAGAAGGCGGTGGCGCTGGGGTTCGACGCCGTGTGCACCGGGCACTACGCCCGGCTTTCCGTGGTGGACGGCGTTCCCGAACTGCGCCGCAGCGCCGATGAGAGCAAGGACCAGTCGTACGTGCTCGCGTCGCTGAAGCCGGAACAGCTGCGACACGCGATGTTCCCGCTCGGGGATTCCCGCAAGCCGGAGGTGCGCGCCGAGGCCGCCGAGCGAGGACTGCCCGTGGCGCGGAAGCCGGACAGCCACGACATCTGCTTCATCCCCGACGGCGACACCAAGGCCTTCCTGGAGAAGCGCCTCGGACAACGTCCCGGTGACCTCGTGGACGCCGAGACGGGAGCCGTGCTCGGCAGGCACACGGGGGTGCACGGGTTCACCATCGGGCAGCGCAAGGGACTCGGCATCGACGCGCCCGCGCCGGACGGCAAACCGCGTTACGTACTCGCCTTAGAACCGGTGTCCGGCACCGTGAAGGTCGGCTCGGGGGACAAGCTCGCGGTGAACCGAATCGAGGGTGAGCGGCCCATCTGGCCGAGCGAGCGCCCCTTGGCCGGGCCCACCGAGTGCGTGGCCCAGGTCCGTGCTCACGGCGGCACGGCGCCGGCGGTGGCGGAGGTCGTCGACGACCGGGTGGTGGTGCACTTGCGCGAACCGTTGCGCGGTGTGGCGCCGGGGCAGGTCGTGGTGCTGTACCGGGAGGACGCCGAGGCGGGCGACGTCGTGTTGGGCAGCGCGAAGATCGCCGCCACGGCGTGACGGACGTGTCGGTCACGAACCACCGTACGGTGGGGTTTTCGTGACCTGCGCACGTGTCGGTCGTGCCGGGAGCGTTCGCCTCTCGACATCCTCGACCGCTTCGCGTGTAATGGCGATCACCCCGATGATCGCCTTGGAGGACGCCGATGACCGCTGTCCGTTCCAGCACCGTCGCCGACATCGTGCGCCGCAGCGCCGCGCGACACCCTCACCGCATCGCCGTGAGATTCGGCGATCGGGAGTGGACCTACGGTGATCTCGACGCCGCGGTGACGCGTACGGCCGCGCACCTGTTGTCGCTCGGACTGCGACACGGTGACAGGGTGGCCGCCTACGGCAAGAACTCCGATGCCTATCTGCTCGGATTCCTCGCCTGTGCGCGTGCCGGACTGGTCCACGTGCCCGTGAACTACAACCTCGTCGGAGACGAGTTGGCGTACCTGCTGGAGCAGTCCGGCAGCCGTGTCGCGCTCGCCGACCCCGCCCTGGTGGGCAACATCGACCACGCGGGGGTGGAGTTGGAGCGGGTGGTGCCGTTGCGCGACGTCGACGGCAGTCTGCTCGACATCGCGCGTGCGGGCCGTGAGGGCGACGTGTCCGAACTGGACGTCGAGGTGTCCGACACCGACCTCGCCCAGTTGCTCTACACCTCGGGCACCACGTCCCGTCCCAAGGGCGCGATGATGACGCATCGGGCGTTGGTGCACGAGTACCTGTCCTGCATCGTGGACCTCGACCTGTCGGCCGACGACGCGCCGCTGCACGTGATGCCGCTGTATCACAGCGCGCAGATGCACGTGTTCCTGTTGCCGTGGCTGGCCGTGGGCGCCACGAACACGGTGATGGAGACGCCGGACCCGACCGAGATCCTGCACCGGCTCGCCGCCGACCGGCACGGTGCGTTCTTCGCCGCACCGACGCTGTGGGTGGCGTTGGCCAACCACGCCGATTTCGGACGCGTGGACCTGTCGGCCCTGCGCAAGGCCTACTACGGTGCCTCGATCATGCCGGTGCCGGTGCTGAACCGGTTGCGCGAGGCGTTGCCGCAGTTGGGTTTCTACAACTGTTTCGGACAGTCGGAGATCGCGCCGTTGGCCACCGTGCTGCGCCCCGAGGAGCACGACGAACGTCCCGATTCGGCGGGTAAACCCGCGTTGTTCGTGGAACTGCGGGTGGTGGATCCCGACGGCAACGACGTGGCACCGGGTGAGCAGGGCGAGGTGGTGTACCGGTCGCCGCAGTTGGCGACGGGGTACTGGAACAAGCCGGAGGAGACCGCGGAGGCGTTCCGGGACGGCTGGTTCCACTCCGGTGATCTGGTGCGCATCGACGACGAGGGCTACATCTACGTCGTGGACCGCATCAAGGACGTCATCAACACCGGCGGTGTGCTCGTGGCCTCGCGGGAGGTCGAGGAGGCCCTCTACACACATCCCGCGGTGGCGGAGGTCGCGGTCGTGGGGCTGCCCGACGACAAGTGGATCGAGGCCGTCACCGCGGTCGTGGTGCCCAAGGGCTCCGAGGACGACGTCAGCGCCGACGAGTTGATCGCCCACGCCAGGAAGTCGTTGTCGAGCTTCAAGGTGCCGAAGGCCGTGCACTTCGTCGACGACCTGCCTCGCAACGCCTCGGGGAAGATCCTCAAACGAGAGTTGCGGCAACGCCTCGCCGGCGAACCGGTCTTTGAGACCGGGTGAGGCGCGTCGGCCAGCCGTCACGGTGCTTCGGCCGCGGTTCGTGCCGACCCGCGTTCCGGGGGGTTCCGTGACACGTCGGCGCGCCCGTCGGGTTCAGGCGCCGGCGTAGTGGCGTAGACCTTCGGTGTCGGTGGCCGTCAACGTCTCCCGAGCCACGAGCAGATCCAGGTGTGCGGCGACCTCCAGAACCGCCAACGCCTGATTGAACGGGTCCAATTCGGTCAGAGTCCGCGCGCGGCGGGTCCAGGTGAGCCGCAGCGCGACCTCGTACGCCGTGTGTGCGCCGTCGGTCACGATCGCGGTGATCTCGTCGAGTCTGCGATCGTGGTGGCGCAGCAGCTCGTCCACCCTGGCGTGCACGCTGGGGGAGACGGGGCCGTGGGCGGGCAGCATGCGGGCATCCGGCATCGACCGGACCAGCCGCAGCGAGTCGAGGAAATCCCGCAGTGGGAGTTCCACCGGGGCCGCGTGTAAGCCCACGGACGGGGTGATGTGCGGCAGTACGTGATCGCCGGTGAACAAC
It encodes the following:
- a CDS encoding acyl-CoA synthetase, with the translated sequence MTAVRSSTVADIVRRSAARHPHRIAVRFGDREWTYGDLDAAVTRTAAHLLSLGLRHGDRVAAYGKNSDAYLLGFLACARAGLVHVPVNYNLVGDELAYLLEQSGSRVALADPALVGNIDHAGVELERVVPLRDVDGSLLDIARAGREGDVSELDVEVSDTDLAQLLYTSGTTSRPKGAMMTHRALVHEYLSCIVDLDLSADDAPLHVMPLYHSAQMHVFLLPWLAVGATNTVMETPDPTEILHRLAADRHGAFFAAPTLWVALANHADFGRVDLSALRKAYYGASIMPVPVLNRLREALPQLGFYNCFGQSEIAPLATVLRPEEHDERPDSAGKPALFVELRVVDPDGNDVAPGEQGEVVYRSPQLATGYWNKPEETAEAFRDGWFHSGDLVRIDDEGYIYVVDRIKDVINTGGVLVASREVEEALYTHPAVAEVAVVGLPDDKWIEAVTAVVVPKGSEDDVSADELIAHARKSLSSFKVPKAVHFVDDLPRNASGKILKRELRQRLAGEPVFETG
- a CDS encoding GntR family transcriptional regulator, whose protein sequence is MRQIDTDRNLAKAILDELRGAIVSGELVPGTLYSVHDLAARLGVSRTPVREALIQLAERGMVRFERNRGIRVLQTSLHDLEEIFAIRLLLEVPATFRATSQGTPGLVTDLHTHLGAMRRAAEARDEAEFMAADRRFHEAINVASGNLRLARYVDSLRDMVFLRGTSTVDRSRGLDDILAEHEKIAAFVEQGKPTEAAEAMRRHLLTTAQLLIAQESAEAGEPVSFVSYDWTRLSG
- the mnmA gene encoding tRNA 2-thiouridine(34) synthase MnmA, whose amino-acid sequence is MRVLAAMSGGVDSAVAAARAVDAGHDVVGVHLALSAKPGTLRTGSRGCCSLEDSNDARRAADILGIPFYVWDFAERFTEEVVETFIGEYAAGRTPNPCVTCNEKIKFEALLEKAVALGFDAVCTGHYARLSVVDGVPELRRSADESKDQSYVLASLKPEQLRHAMFPLGDSRKPEVRAEAAERGLPVARKPDSHDICFIPDGDTKAFLEKRLGQRPGDLVDAETGAVLGRHTGVHGFTIGQRKGLGIDAPAPDGKPRYVLALEPVSGTVKVGSGDKLAVNRIEGERPIWPSERPLAGPTECVAQVRAHGGTAPAVAEVVDDRVVVHLREPLRGVAPGQVVVLYREDAEAGDVVLGSAKIAATA
- a CDS encoding MFS transporter, with protein sequence MTHIEQRRRSVLWSPERRRTTAGLLLVITLLAFESMGVATAMPTMVADLDGGALYSWPFTAFLVASVAATVLSGRVCDRRGPTWSLLSGPWFFLAGLVVAGTAPTMTMLLVGRALQGFGTGTLMVATSLLIALVYDDRERPVIYAANAAAWVLPAIVGPSIAGLVTETVGWRWVFLGLIPLLLLGMGLLVPVVRGLPEHTPDPAGRRAGIPSAVAAALATAALMWAAQHPSAIALAYGGVAFVVVAVSLRRLLPTGTLTGRSGLPTVVLCRALLAGAFAGFESYLPLTLSQVHGYSPALAGLPLTVGALSWSAASAFQGRNPDWSRSALLRAAFVFVAVGLVLFAVVAWSGAPGWVAFAASACGGAGMGLGMPSLSVLLLRLSPVAERGFNTSAMQLGDWITSALTIGAGGVLLGVLGGAREPSAAVAVLAVTLATVSVLGVVLAARGLGADTVSSASSATVRDHRGEASE
- a CDS encoding cysteine desulfurase family protein, whose product is MTYLDHAATTPMVPEALEAMTEALSTLGNASSLHSSGRRARRVVEEARESVAEATGARPSEVIFTAGGTESNNLAVKGMFWARRRSDPRRRRVLAGSVEHHAVLDAVQWLADHEGAEVTWLQVDQHGQVRPEVLRAAIEENPDDVALATVMWANNEVGTINPLPELAAVCAEYDIPVHTDAVQAIGAVDVDFGSSGAGALALTGHKLGGPYGAGVLLLGRDTPCVPLLHGGGQERDVRSGTLDVPSIHALATAVRISVQRRREHVERLTKLRNDLVAAVRAEVPDVVLNGPPQDSDDRLPGIAHLTFPGCAGDSLLMLLDAKGIECSTGSACTAGVAEPSHVLLAMGADAASARSSLRFSLGHTSTQADIDALAAEIGGVVARARQAGLSGMRKSRTE
- the mtnA gene encoding S-methyl-5-thioribose-1-phosphate isomerase, which translates into the protein MARTIDWDGDAVVIIDQTALPETFRTLRLETVDELIEAIRRLAVRGAPALGAAGALGVALSARRHGTDSESALAAVRAEAERLAHARPTAVNLRYGVERALAALPQGADAVLTDALAVLDEDERVNRAASRHAAELLLRRCPPRPLRVLTHCNTGRLATVAWGTALGTVRHLHADGRIDQVLVDETRPLLQGSRLTAWELADEGIPHRVLPDGAAAAAMARGMVDCVVVGADRVAANGDTANKIGTYGLAVAAAHHDIPFVVVATESTLDRSLPDGGGIVIEERAAEEVTQLAGVPVAPEGSAVFNPAFDVTPVALLTAVVTENGVFATGRGT